A region from the Gemmatimonadales bacterium genome encodes:
- the msrA gene encoding peptide-methionine (S)-S-oxide reductase MsrA: protein MPAEHLQTATLAGGCFWCLEAAYLELKGIERVDPGYAGGHVPKPTYEQVCTGDTGHAEVVQITFDPSVITYREVLEVFFTIHDPTTLNRQGADVGTQYRSAIFYHSPEQKATAEAVMAELETERVWSDRIVTQLVPYELFYPAEEYHRDYYRRNPNQGYCRIVIAPKVSKLRKVYFEKLKK from the coding sequence ATGCCAGCCGAACATCTGCAGACCGCGACCCTCGCCGGGGGCTGCTTCTGGTGCCTGGAGGCCGCGTACCTGGAGCTAAAGGGGATCGAGCGCGTGGACCCGGGCTATGCCGGCGGCCACGTGCCGAAGCCGACGTACGAGCAGGTGTGCACGGGCGACACGGGCCACGCCGAGGTCGTGCAGATCACCTTCGACCCGTCGGTCATCACGTACCGCGAGGTGCTGGAGGTGTTCTTCACGATCCACGATCCGACGACGCTCAACCGCCAGGGCGCCGACGTGGGCACGCAGTACCGCTCCGCGATCTTCTACCACTCGCCCGAGCAGAAGGCGACGGCCGAGGCGGTGATGGCCGAGCTGGAAACCGAGCGGGTGTGGAGCGACCGGATCGTGACGCAGCTCGTGCCCTACGAGCTGTTCTACCCGGCCGAGGAGTACCACCGCGACTACTACCGGCGGAACCCGAACCAGGGTTACTGCCGCATCGTCATCGCGCCGAAAGTGTCGAAGCTGCGGAAGGTGTACTTCGAGAAGCTGAAGAAGTGA